From the genome of Cognaticolwellia beringensis, one region includes:
- a CDS encoding DUF3081 family protein yields MMKNNNVALSDLLQVFNLVTTKGSKTEGNYEFQGIKAWHDFDGYTCFLGYKDLTLTLLFHGRYTFDFQQQETMDLFLSKVNKLLVAEL; encoded by the coding sequence ATGATGAAAAATAATAATGTCGCTTTAAGTGATTTATTACAGGTGTTTAATTTAGTGACTACCAAAGGCAGTAAAACTGAGGGTAACTATGAATTTCAAGGCATAAAAGCTTGGCACGATTTTGATGGTTATACCTGCTTTTTAGGCTACAAAGATTTAACCTTAACTTTGTTGTTTCATGGTCGTTATACCTTTGACTTTCAACAACAAGAAACCATGGACTTATTCTTATCTAAGGTAAATAAACTCTTGGTTGCAGAGCTATGA
- a CDS encoding DUF3429 domain-containing protein, which translates to MQTKQYLGYLGLSPFLLTFAYEAFSVELFNTSAVQLFIFYSAIILSFIAGTLWRKHNDKRSIQLQLCSNAFSLLAFLTLLLPHYIALVALAKFYLLILLCEYHFDHVEPEQQDYLQMRLYLTALVVLMHIIAFIVWCT; encoded by the coding sequence ATGCAAACGAAACAATATTTAGGATATCTGGGATTATCGCCCTTCTTACTGACATTCGCTTACGAAGCATTCAGTGTAGAATTATTTAATACCTCAGCAGTGCAATTATTTATATTTTACAGCGCTATCATTCTTAGTTTTATTGCAGGTACGCTATGGCGAAAACACAATGATAAGCGAAGTATTCAACTGCAGCTTTGTAGCAATGCCTTTAGTTTACTGGCTTTTTTAACTTTACTGTTACCACACTATATTGCACTTGTAGCACTGGCTAAATTTTACCTCTTAATTTTACTTTGTGAGTATCACTTTGATCATGTTGAACCTGAACAACAGGATTATTTACAGATGCGTCTATATCTCACAGCACTTGTGGTATTAATGCACATTATTGCTTTTATCGTTTGGTGTACTTAG
- a CDS encoding ChrR family anti-sigma-E factor has product MIKHHPAFALLKSFVDGDLPASLAAGIAIHADMCQLCQQKIAQLTEQVAETSFEQDLLAPSVVIDNKVSPEVSEMSFDEIIDQITATDDVEPLKVIPEERLITFKGMEYTLPNTLRNMELGRTAQIGKLSRARINLGEGEIHTNLLHIGPGGSIPEHTHKGFELTLLLAGTFADEQGEYVAGDFIMLDKRHQHQPATEHGCLCYTVANDALHFTQGINKLLNPIGAFIY; this is encoded by the coding sequence ATGATTAAGCACCACCCTGCATTTGCGTTGTTAAAAAGTTTTGTGGATGGTGACTTACCTGCTTCGCTTGCCGCGGGCATAGCGATACACGCCGACATGTGTCAACTTTGCCAACAAAAAATAGCGCAACTAACCGAACAAGTTGCGGAAACCAGTTTTGAGCAAGACTTATTAGCACCATCTGTTGTTATTGATAATAAAGTTTCGCCTGAAGTTTCAGAAATGAGTTTTGATGAAATTATCGATCAAATTACCGCTACTGATGATGTTGAACCTTTAAAAGTTATTCCAGAAGAACGTTTAATCACCTTTAAAGGGATGGAATATACCTTACCTAATACATTACGAAATATGGAGTTAGGAAGAACGGCTCAAATAGGTAAGCTATCTCGCGCTCGGATAAATTTAGGTGAAGGCGAAATTCATACTAATTTATTGCATATCGGCCCTGGTGGTTCAATACCTGAGCACACCCATAAAGGCTTTGAACTGACACTCTTGTTAGCCGGTACTTTTGCTGATGAACAAGGCGAATATGTGGCTGGGGACTTTATTATGCTTGATAAACGCCATCAACATCAGCCCGCCACTGAACATGGCTGCCTTTGCTATACCGTAGCCAATGATGCATTACATTTTACCCAAGGTATAAATAAGTTACTAAACCCCATTGGTGCTTTCATTTACTAG
- a CDS encoding SDR family NAD(P)-dependent oxidoreductase, with protein MNHQRTILITGATSGIGESLLHRYISKGYQVIACGRNEEKLKQLADGNPHVIPLAFDITDSEQVCKAAIKLNEIKHIDILMLNAGDCRYIDNAKAFDGALFASVITTNLQSLGYMLESFLPKVASGGQVVFVSSSATILPFPRAEAYGASKAGIDYLAKSLRLDLIAENIAVTLVHPGFIKTPLTDKNDFPMPFLLSSEQAANRIYQGVSARKSYVHFPKRLTLIMKFLALLPDFIWQSIALKSEKNNKNVRNDKQ; from the coding sequence ATGAATCATCAGCGCACCATACTCATTACCGGTGCTACTTCTGGTATCGGTGAGTCTTTATTACATCGCTATATTTCCAAGGGTTATCAGGTCATTGCTTGTGGTCGAAATGAAGAAAAGCTGAAACAATTAGCGGATGGTAATCCCCATGTTATCCCACTTGCTTTTGATATTACGGATAGCGAACAAGTCTGCAAAGCCGCCATTAAACTTAATGAAATAAAGCACATTGATATTTTAATGCTTAATGCAGGCGATTGTCGTTATATCGATAACGCTAAAGCATTTGACGGTGCACTGTTTGCCAGTGTTATTACTACAAACTTGCAGTCTTTGGGGTATATGCTGGAGAGTTTTCTGCCAAAAGTAGCTAGCGGAGGACAGGTGGTATTCGTTAGCTCTAGTGCAACTATCCTACCTTTTCCGCGAGCCGAAGCTTATGGCGCGTCTAAAGCGGGGATAGATTATTTAGCTAAAAGCTTACGGCTAGATTTAATAGCAGAAAATATAGCGGTTACTCTAGTACACCCCGGTTTTATCAAAACACCACTAACTGACAAAAACGACTTTCCTATGCCGTTTTTACTCAGCAGTGAGCAAGCCGCCAATCGTATTTATCAAGGCGTTAGTGCTCGAAAATCTTATGTACACTTCCCGAAAAGATTAACCTTAATAATGAAATTTCTCGCACTGCTACCTGACTTTATTTGGCAGAGCATTGCTTTAAAAAGCGAAAAAAACAATAAAAATGTAAGGAATGATAAGCAATGA
- a CDS encoding lactoylglutathione lyase family protein translates to MSKAYPRTFSHIGISVPSVELAVKFYTEVLGWYLIMEPTEVVEDDSAIGLMCTDVFGANWEKFKIAHMSTGDRIGVELFEFKNQQNPENNFEYWKTGVFHFCVQDPNLEELVEKIVAAGGKKRMAEPRYYYPGEKPYRMIYMEDPFGNILEIYSHSYELTYAQGAYQ, encoded by the coding sequence ATGAGCAAAGCATATCCAAGAACATTTTCACATATTGGTATTTCAGTACCAAGCGTCGAACTGGCTGTAAAATTTTATACTGAAGTTTTAGGTTGGTATTTAATTATGGAGCCAACAGAAGTTGTTGAAGACGACAGTGCTATAGGGCTGATGTGTACTGATGTATTCGGTGCTAATTGGGAAAAATTCAAAATTGCCCATATGTCGACAGGCGACCGTATTGGTGTAGAGTTGTTTGAATTTAAAAATCAGCAAAACCCTGAGAATAATTTTGAATACTGGAAAACCGGCGTCTTTCACTTTTGCGTGCAAGATCCAAACCTTGAAGAATTGGTGGAAAAAATTGTCGCTGCTGGCGGTAAAAAGCGTATGGCAGAGCCTCGTTACTATTACCCTGGTGAAAAACCTTACCGTATGATTTACATGGAAGACCCGTTTGGTAATATCCTAGAAATTTATAGTCATAGTTATGAATTAACTTATGCCCAAGGCGCTTATCAATAA
- a CDS encoding YbgA family protein has protein sequence MYKDFGKEDVVIGISACLIGEKVRFDASNKPSNFCNKELGQHVTYKAYCPEVAVGMPIPRPTIRLIKDEQIIKVSRPDGSGDVTTAIKAYGKKIASISKNLSGYVFCAKSPTCGMERVKVYSPSGDPLQAQGIGVFSREIMKANPLLPCEENGRLNDPILKENFVARVFAYRHWQAVVESGVSKHKLTSFHAQYKYTLMSHDLIAYKQLGRLLASEDITVEEMAEQYISGLMTALKLVATRKNHANTLSHIQGYFSKHLNKDQRKELSQQIDAYREGLMPLMVPLTLINHYLLEHPKSYLAQQAYLNPYPESLKLRYGY, from the coding sequence ATGTATAAAGATTTTGGTAAAGAAGATGTTGTTATCGGTATCAGTGCCTGCTTAATCGGTGAAAAAGTTAGATTTGATGCCAGTAACAAGCCGTCTAACTTCTGCAACAAAGAGCTAGGGCAACATGTAACTTACAAAGCTTATTGTCCTGAAGTAGCCGTGGGTATGCCAATCCCTCGGCCTACTATTCGTTTGATTAAAGATGAACAAATAATAAAAGTTTCCAGACCCGACGGCTCAGGTGATGTAACTACTGCCATCAAAGCTTACGGAAAAAAAATAGCGTCTATTTCTAAAAATCTTAGCGGCTATGTATTCTGTGCTAAAAGCCCAACCTGTGGCATGGAGCGCGTGAAAGTATACTCACCTTCGGGTGACCCATTGCAAGCCCAAGGTATTGGGGTGTTTTCACGAGAAATAATGAAGGCTAATCCACTATTACCATGTGAAGAGAATGGTCGATTGAATGATCCTATTCTTAAAGAAAACTTTGTTGCTCGCGTTTTCGCTTATCGTCATTGGCAAGCCGTCGTTGAATCGGGTGTTAGCAAGCATAAACTGACCAGTTTCCATGCCCAATATAAGTACACGTTAATGAGCCATGATCTAATTGCATATAAGCAATTAGGTCGTTTGTTGGCTAGTGAAGATATTACTGTTGAAGAAATGGCGGAGCAATATATTTCTGGTTTAATGACCGCATTAAAGCTTGTCGCAACGCGTAAGAATCATGCCAATACGTTATCTCATATTCAAGGCTATTTTTCTAAGCATTTAAATAAAGATCAACGTAAAGAATTATCACAACAAATTGATGCTTATCGTGAAGGTTTAATGCCGTTAATGGTGCCACTGACCCTGATCAATCATTACTTATTAGAGCATCCTAAGTCTTATTTAGCTCAGCAAGCATACTTAAATCCTTACCCTGAGTCTTTAAAACTAAGATACGGCTATTAA
- a CDS encoding LysR family transcriptional regulator: MINLVWLRTFCTLVEVGHFTKTADLLFMTQSGVSQQIKKLEQQLNTPLLIREGKSFSLTDAGIKLNQQGQSLLQSSAELEKSIKQDDPYTGTVKIASPGSIGLKLYPYMLDIQQQHTQLAIDYRFAPNKNIEQDLADRKIDIGLVTELSKAENIVSQKVAVEPLVLVTSNNVTNISWQQLTKIGFIGHPDGQHHAKLLLSKNYPQFDHINQLEHRGFSNQISLILKPVSRGLGFTVLPLHAANAFSNPEELKVHLLEHSVNETLYLCQNRHSLENNRSKFIKKTIIDFIG; encoded by the coding sequence ATGATTAATCTTGTTTGGTTAAGAACATTCTGCACATTAGTTGAGGTTGGCCACTTCACCAAAACTGCCGACTTGCTTTTTATGACCCAATCTGGGGTCAGTCAACAGATAAAAAAACTTGAACAGCAACTAAACACGCCATTGCTGATCCGCGAGGGTAAGTCTTTTTCCCTCACCGACGCAGGTATTAAATTGAATCAACAGGGGCAAAGTTTATTACAGAGTTCAGCTGAGTTAGAAAAATCAATCAAACAAGATGATCCGTATACTGGCACGGTAAAAATTGCCTCGCCGGGCAGTATTGGTTTAAAGTTATATCCATATATGCTCGATATACAGCAACAACACACCCAATTAGCTATAGACTACAGGTTTGCTCCTAATAAAAATATTGAGCAAGACTTAGCTGATCGTAAAATTGATATTGGCTTGGTCACTGAACTGAGTAAAGCAGAAAATATTGTTAGCCAAAAAGTTGCCGTTGAGCCGCTGGTGTTGGTAACTTCCAATAATGTCACGAATATATCTTGGCAACAACTGACAAAAATCGGCTTTATAGGGCATCCTGATGGCCAGCATCATGCAAAGCTGTTACTCAGTAAAAACTATCCTCAGTTTGACCATATTAACCAACTTGAGCACCGAGGTTTTTCAAATCAAATTAGCTTAATTCTTAAACCCGTTAGTCGTGGGCTTGGTTTTACCGTGCTACCTTTGCATGCTGCCAATGCCTTTAGTAACCCCGAGGAGTTAAAGGTACATTTATTAGAACACTCGGTGAATGAAACACTGTATTTATGTCAGAACCGCCACTCGCTAGAAAACAACCGCAGTAAGTTTATTAAAAAGACCATTATAGATTTCATTGGTTAA
- a CDS encoding sigma-70 family RNA polymerase sigma factor has protein sequence MQSIHLEVHSVLPSHKTDATCSSMTNATSSNMTNKIDHPQLCQWLKSIAVDRDKQAFTEVFSFFAPKIKRIAQSKINSEALAAEVLQETMTNVWRKAHLFDDSKGAATTWVYTIMRNVTFDLLRKMKANKEDNLSDDIWPLAESANIEEEVFSDHIQSRNLKGIIETLPENQQQVVKGFYFMEMSQEQLAVHLNLPLGTIKSRLRLALGKLKLKLGEDHD, from the coding sequence ATGCAGTCGATACATTTAGAAGTGCATTCAGTGTTGCCAAGTCATAAAACAGATGCTACATGTAGTAGTATGACTAATGCTACCTCTAGTAACATGACTAATAAAATCGATCATCCCCAACTTTGTCAATGGCTTAAATCAATAGCTGTTGATAGAGACAAACAAGCATTTACTGAAGTGTTTAGTTTTTTCGCACCTAAAATAAAACGCATTGCCCAAAGTAAAATAAACAGTGAAGCACTTGCTGCTGAAGTGCTACAAGAGACCATGACTAATGTCTGGCGTAAGGCACATTTATTTGATGATAGTAAAGGTGCGGCAACTACTTGGGTATATACCATCATGCGTAACGTTACTTTTGATTTGTTGCGTAAAATGAAAGCTAACAAAGAAGATAATCTCAGTGATGACATTTGGCCACTGGCTGAATCTGCCAACATTGAAGAAGAAGTGTTTAGCGACCACATTCAAAGTCGTAATTTAAAAGGCATAATTGAAACTCTGCCAGAGAATCAGCAACAGGTGGTGAAAGGCTTTTACTTCATGGAAATGTCACAAGAGCAGCTTGCGGTTCATTTAAATTTACCACTTGGCACAATAAAATCTCGACTTCGGCTCGCACTCGGCAAACTGAAATTGAAATTAGGAGAAGACCATGATTAA
- a CDS encoding chalcone isomerase family protein → MLARFNVIYRLAILLCLFSANAQGYEVGDSAFKSNNLSEPNNLRKIGPLNCPETELDALIVSDLTEVITQQHFTLLGKAKLSVLFWDIYESSLLTTDGQVPFSHVCQHSLFEIQYLRDISKQDLLDNTAAQWRHLSLNENEYLTFLPLLEKIWLDINAGDRLSMLNQKDKTLFYLNGKNIGEIQSLTFAETFLGIWLDENTSEPKLRLKLLGNSI, encoded by the coding sequence ATGTTAGCTCGCTTTAATGTCATTTATAGACTTGCGATATTACTCTGCTTATTTTCTGCCAATGCTCAAGGATATGAGGTTGGTGATAGCGCTTTCAAAAGTAATAACTTAAGTGAGCCAAATAACCTCAGGAAAATAGGGCCGTTAAATTGTCCAGAGACTGAGCTAGATGCTCTTATAGTTAGCGACTTAACAGAAGTAATTACCCAGCAGCACTTTACGCTATTGGGCAAAGCTAAATTATCAGTGCTGTTTTGGGATATTTATGAAAGTTCATTATTAACCACCGATGGTCAAGTACCTTTTAGTCATGTATGTCAGCATTCATTGTTCGAAATTCAATACTTACGTGATATCAGTAAGCAAGACTTATTAGATAATACAGCTGCCCAATGGCGACATTTATCGCTAAATGAAAATGAATATTTAACTTTTCTGCCTTTACTAGAGAAGATTTGGCTAGATATTAACGCTGGCGATCGCTTATCAATGCTAAACCAAAAGGATAAAACTCTATTTTATTTGAATGGTAAAAACATAGGTGAAATCCAAAGTTTAACTTTTGCTGAGACATTTCTGGGTATTTGGTTAGATGAAAACACCAGTGAGCCTAAATTACGACTAAAGCTACTAGGAAATAGTATATGA
- a CDS encoding DUF3833 domain-containing protein codes for MKQNLKLAVIFCLAFTLSSCTTPLEDYQATSPQLDIQQYFSGKLIAWGMVQDYSSKVTRRFCVELDGQWQDDEGLLKEVFYFDDGEVTYRNWQLTKLKQGKYLGGAEDVVGNARGQQRGFAFQWQYDLLVPIDDDVIKLSLDDWMYQIDEYRVFNRTKMQKFGVTVAELTIFFDKQLPLRTCPRA; via the coding sequence ATGAAACAAAATCTGAAATTGGCGGTAATTTTTTGCTTAGCCTTTACACTTTCAAGCTGTACAACGCCGTTAGAAGATTATCAAGCGACATCTCCTCAGCTTGATATTCAACAATACTTCTCAGGGAAATTGATTGCTTGGGGTATGGTACAAGATTACAGCAGTAAAGTTACGCGTCGCTTCTGTGTCGAGCTTGATGGTCAATGGCAAGACGATGAAGGCTTGTTAAAAGAGGTGTTTTACTTTGATGATGGAGAAGTTACGTATCGAAATTGGCAACTAACCAAACTAAAACAAGGTAAATATCTCGGAGGTGCAGAAGATGTTGTTGGCAATGCTAGAGGGCAGCAAAGGGGCTTTGCTTTCCAATGGCAATATGACTTACTTGTACCAATAGATGACGATGTAATAAAGCTGTCGCTTGATGACTGGATGTATCAAATAGATGAGTATCGTGTTTTCAATCGAACAAAAATGCAAAAATTTGGTGTCACCGTAGCTGAGCTAACAATATTTTTTGATAAGCAGTTACCGTTGAGAACTTGTCCGAGAGCATGA
- a CDS encoding TIGR02450 family Trp-rich protein has product MNKVNPKVLLQSKWTKLSIENREKHFVITQVEFDEQKNVIECLITAVINNNEYAINWRDLKEPKLWRFGWQ; this is encoded by the coding sequence ATGAACAAAGTAAACCCTAAAGTACTACTACAGAGTAAGTGGACGAAGCTGAGTATTGAAAACCGAGAAAAACACTTTGTTATTACTCAGGTGGAATTTGATGAACAGAAAAATGTTATAGAATGTTTAATTACCGCGGTGATTAATAATAATGAATATGCGATAAACTGGCGAGATTTAAAGGAGCCTAAACTTTGGCGCTTTGGCTGGCAATAA
- a CDS encoding DUF2878 domain-containing protein, translating to MKVKYTLWNLVMFNVAWFGLVFIGNLFIPIAAILLGAQLWFFQTTKNEIILICLVATIGIWLDFALISTGVFIFPDTDGIPFWLITLWIVFAGTIRHSLAFLANSKIMQFFIGAIFAPLSYLAGAKLSVLYLVPSWGLSYLLLAGLWGPLMLVFFGLSHWLQVEDKCHVSSL from the coding sequence ATGAAAGTGAAATATACCTTATGGAATTTGGTCATGTTCAATGTTGCTTGGTTTGGCCTGGTATTTATTGGCAATTTATTTATTCCCATTGCCGCTATTTTACTCGGTGCCCAGCTTTGGTTCTTTCAAACCACTAAAAACGAAATTATCTTAATTTGCTTAGTTGCAACTATAGGTATTTGGTTAGACTTCGCTTTAATTTCTACAGGTGTTTTTATTTTCCCAGACACCGATGGTATTCCTTTTTGGCTGATAACGCTTTGGATTGTGTTTGCTGGAACCATTCGACATAGTTTAGCGTTCTTGGCAAATTCGAAAATAATGCAATTTTTTATTGGAGCGATATTTGCCCCATTAAGTTATCTTGCGGGCGCGAAATTATCAGTGCTCTATTTAGTGCCATCTTGGGGTTTGAGTTATCTGTTACTTGCCGGTTTATGGGGGCCATTAATGTTAGTTTTTTTTGGCTTAAGTCACTGGTTACAAGTTGAGGATAAATGCCATGTTAGCTCGCTTTAA
- a CDS encoding LON peptidase substrate-binding domain-containing protein — MTTINLPIFPLPIFLLPQGVTRLRIFEARYLKMVSLAMKNKGFVIVTHDNDEKNNTVQVGSWVEIINFDQGEDGILLIDVRCKCLVDIKAITQDQDNLHHGDVAVKNHWPEISLDQTTDKLATSLCKLFRENTELSALYPKQHFEQADWVVARWLEIIPVELAEKSLFVNKDSFNQAKQLLQRIILSEDKI; from the coding sequence ATGACGACTATTAACCTTCCAATTTTTCCATTACCGATATTCTTATTGCCGCAAGGAGTAACTCGTCTACGTATTTTCGAAGCGCGTTATTTAAAAATGGTATCGCTAGCAATGAAAAACAAAGGCTTTGTGATCGTTACGCATGACAATGATGAAAAGAATAATACCGTGCAAGTGGGCAGTTGGGTAGAAATTATTAATTTTGACCAGGGCGAAGACGGCATATTATTAATTGATGTTCGCTGTAAGTGCCTAGTTGATATTAAAGCTATTACCCAAGATCAAGATAATTTACATCATGGCGATGTAGCTGTTAAAAATCATTGGCCAGAGATCAGCCTGGATCAAACCACCGATAAATTAGCTACGTCGTTATGTAAACTTTTTAGGGAAAATACTGAGTTAAGTGCACTGTATCCAAAACAGCATTTTGAGCAAGCGGATTGGGTGGTTGCGCGTTGGTTAGAAATAATCCCCGTCGAGCTTGCGGAAAAAAGTTTATTTGTTAATAAAGACTCTTTTAATCAAGCGAAGCAGCTTTTACAGCGCATTATTTTATCTGAAGATAAAATATAA
- the phrB gene encoding deoxyribodipyrimidine photo-lyase has protein sequence MSLLLWFRNDIRIHDNPALDYFLEQNKDAETTKAIFFVSEKQWLDHDWSAIKIDFIKRHVNALAEQLLSLNIALEVVHCDDFSAQISFLQQYCQQHNVSEVVANQELEFNEKQRDKSCLEQGIPLRMFESDVIVKKGKVLNKTGEMYKVFTPYKRAWLTYVKQHGFAYLGKPSPKVSKEQSDEVKLTFKPPLNCSGVSDAWPLADQVEQQVIPDFYEYKVASYGKKRDFPAIKATSGLSPYLAIGAISPRYLLLLFIQRFPDILVASDSEEFTWLNELIWREFYRNLIFHRQNLSKHQCFNPKYHGVVWPNNNELFTQWCQGKTGYPLVDAAMRQLNQTGWMHNRLRMVVASFLTKHLLIDWRWGEKYFMQQLIDGDLAANNGGWQWAASTGCDAQPYFRVFNPIRQSERFDPKGEFIRKFIPELAQLPDKEIHFPHQYIAKEKLSLYWPAIVDHKAARLAALDFYR, from the coding sequence ATGTCCTTGTTACTTTGGTTTCGCAACGATATTAGAATTCACGATAATCCTGCCTTAGATTATTTTCTTGAGCAAAATAAAGACGCTGAGACGACTAAGGCGATTTTTTTTGTCAGTGAAAAACAATGGTTAGACCATGACTGGTCTGCAATAAAAATTGATTTTATTAAGCGCCACGTTAATGCGCTTGCTGAGCAGTTGCTGTCGTTAAATATTGCCTTAGAGGTTGTACATTGCGATGACTTTTCGGCGCAAATTTCATTTTTACAACAATATTGCCAACAGCATAATGTTAGCGAAGTGGTCGCTAATCAAGAGCTAGAATTCAATGAAAAACAACGGGATAAGTCTTGTCTTGAACAAGGTATTCCGCTGCGTATGTTTGAAAGTGATGTCATTGTCAAAAAAGGCAAAGTGTTAAACAAAACTGGCGAGATGTACAAGGTATTTACTCCTTATAAACGCGCTTGGTTAACCTATGTTAAGCAACACGGTTTTGCTTATCTTGGCAAACCTAGCCCTAAGGTTTCTAAAGAGCAGAGTGATGAAGTAAAGCTAACGTTTAAGCCGCCATTAAATTGCTCTGGAGTATCTGATGCATGGCCTTTAGCTGATCAAGTTGAACAACAAGTTATTCCAGACTTCTACGAATATAAAGTCGCAAGTTATGGCAAAAAACGTGATTTCCCGGCGATTAAAGCTACGTCTGGCTTATCACCCTATTTAGCAATAGGTGCTATTAGCCCTCGTTATTTACTCTTGTTATTTATTCAACGTTTTCCTGACATTTTAGTTGCCTCAGACAGTGAGGAGTTTACTTGGTTAAATGAACTGATTTGGCGAGAGTTCTACCGCAATTTAATTTTTCACCGACAAAACTTATCTAAACATCAATGTTTTAACCCTAAGTATCATGGCGTTGTTTGGCCAAATAATAATGAGCTGTTTACGCAGTGGTGTCAGGGTAAAACTGGTTATCCGTTGGTAGATGCTGCGATGAGGCAACTTAATCAAACCGGGTGGATGCATAATCGACTACGTATGGTGGTAGCGAGTTTCTTAACAAAGCACTTACTGATTGATTGGCGCTGGGGAGAAAAATACTTTATGCAGCAACTTATTGACGGCGATCTTGCGGCTAATAACGGTGGCTGGCAGTGGGCAGCAAGTACCGGTTGTGATGCGCAACCTTACTTTCGGGTATTTAACCCAATAAGGCAAAGCGAAAGATTTGATCCAAAAGGTGAGTTTATACGTAAATTTATACCAGAGCTGGCGCAGTTACCTGATAAAGAAATTCACTTTCCTCATCAATATATTGCTAAAGAAAAATTATCACTTTATTGGCCGGCAATAGTGGATCACAAAGCAGCTAGATTAGCGGCACTAGATTTTTATAGATAG
- a CDS encoding nuclear transport factor 2 family protein, translating to MSNQKVTISPDLNNPTQHSLWLVKFIETYQKLSTDNLHLLADIYHQDIVFIDPMHQLESFEQLKNYFNELYQKLSYCEFTIEQVIAQDSEAAIYWQMSFQHPRLNSGKVVSVQGSSHLKGCGDKVIYHRDYLDLGAMLYEQLPFLGRVIRWLKRRAVTE from the coding sequence ATGTCAAATCAAAAGGTTACGATTTCTCCTGACTTAAACAATCCGACACAACATTCACTGTGGTTGGTTAAGTTTATCGAGACTTACCAAAAGCTCTCAACTGATAATTTACACTTGTTAGCTGACATTTATCACCAAGACATAGTATTTATCGACCCTATGCACCAACTTGAGAGTTTTGAACAACTAAAAAATTACTTCAATGAGCTTTATCAAAAACTTAGTTATTGTGAATTTACTATTGAGCAAGTAATCGCGCAAGATTCAGAGGCTGCTATCTATTGGCAGATGAGCTTTCAGCATCCTCGCTTGAACTCAGGCAAAGTCGTCAGTGTTCAAGGTAGTTCGCATCTTAAAGGCTGTGGAGATAAAGTTATTTACCATAGAGATTATCTAGATTTAGGCGCTATGCTGTATGAGCAACTGCCTTTTTTAGGCCGTGTTATTCGCTGGCTTAAACGTCGGGCAGTAACAGAATGA